A window of the Euwallacea similis isolate ESF13 chromosome 20, ESF131.1, whole genome shotgun sequence genome harbors these coding sequences:
- the LOC136415536 gene encoding uncharacterized protein: MRQVVINAELVFAAMCLLSAQQSMSVQAAALNQSPIIISPLMPFDSTMLVNNSYPDNSSSPVLKSGIPNLPQLSSKYSFTGNYGENLFLGSIQSGDRLLASNVFIRFIAVYDYFVTYDTGYYTISHIRIYNHNLKGASARASILSGGVGYSNAIILFQTQYNYGFKFTVQIYGH; encoded by the exons ATGAGACAAGTGGTTATAAATGCAGAGCTAGTGTTTGCAGCTATGTGCCTGCTCAGTGCACAACAATCAATGTCGGTGCAAGCTGCGGCACTAAATCAAAG CCCTATAATTATCAGCCCGTTAATGCCTTTCGACAGTACCATGCTTGTCAACAATAGTTATCCAGACAACTCCTCATCCCCTGTATTGAAATCGGGGATCCCCAACCTCCCCCAACTCTCCTCCAAATACTCATTCACTGGAAATTATGGAGAAAATTTATTCCTAGGAAGCATTCAAAGTGGAGACAGACTTCTGGCCAGTAAT GTATTTATCCGATTTATTGCTGTATATGATTACTTCGTAACTTACGACACAGGATATTATACGATCTCACACATTCGTATTtataatcataatttaaaaggtGCCTCTGCTAGAGCTTCAATCTTGAGTGGAGGAGTTGGGTACTCCAATGCGATAATCTTGTTCCAGACTCAATACAACTATGGGTTCAAGTTTACAGTCCAAATATACGGACATTAA
- the LOC136415449 gene encoding uncharacterized protein has translation MRQVLIITVLLFVAEPLIRAQQYVPVLVPAAALNQSHPIFNSSWLYNHTKPINNTQPAGEYLPYGNNSYANHPPTGSYNSNNPLNLNYSTYLSYHNGTYNGSYGENLLLGLIQYPDTLLFKEIYRKESRWWTSRGKIVNYNAEYQRISAIHIFNHRLDGPTARAVILDGGVGYSYVKIKLESQWNRGFQFLVKIYGH, from the exons ATGCGACAAGTGCTTATAATAACAGTTCTGCTATTTGTAGCTGAACCTCTGATCAGAGCTCAGCAATATGTACCAGTATTAGTGCCTGCTGCAGCTTTAAATCAAAG CCATCCAATTTTCAATTCCTCGTGGCTTTATAACCACACCAAACCTATTAATAACACCCAGCCTGCTGGTGAATATCTTCCATATGGCAACAACAGCTATGCTAACCACCCCCCAACAGGATCGTACAACTCCAACAACCCCCTGAATTTAAATTACTCGACATATTTGTCCTATCACAATGGAACCTATAATGGCAGCTATggggaaaatttattactagGTCTCATTCAATACCCAGACACACTTCTCTTCAAAGAG ATATATCGCAAAGAATCCCGCTGGTGGACTTCAAGAGGAAAAATCGTAAATTACAACGCTGAGTATCAAAGGATTTCAGCCATTCATATCTTCAATCATAGGTTGGATGGTCCCACTGCTAGGGCTGTGATCTTGGATGGGGGAGTCGGGTATTCTTATGTGAAAATCAAGTTGGAATCTCAATGGAACCGAGGATTCCAATTTTTAGTCAAAATATACGGGCATTAA